Below is a genomic region from Bos javanicus breed banteng chromosome 13, ARS-OSU_banteng_1.0, whole genome shotgun sequence.
TATccatgaatgtttgttgaattcaTCTCCATCGATCTGGTCAAAAGCAGACTCTGGAGCCAACCTGGCTGGTTTCATATCCCACCCCCACTACTCAATATGAGTTTGGGCATAGCACTTAagtctcttcatctataaaatggggataataatggtcCCTACTTCACAGAGCTTTGTGAGGATGAACATAAATTACGTAGAGCAGTTGGCCTGTGCCACGTAAGTTTCAGCTGTTATCATTATCGTCATCCTATTTAGGATGTTTTAGTTTTTATGGAATGACAGGCATTCATTCACTCCACAGTAACTACTGAGAGCCAGGTTGTGTGGGAGGGCTGGAGATGGAGCTTGGAATGACATGTGCATCGCATCTCTGGCTCCCAGCCTAGAGGCAAATAGACAAGTACGGTGGCAACAAAGGCAGTAAGGGAAGGCACTTGGGAGAGAGCATCTGAGCAGAGGGCCCTGTGAGAGGGGGTTGTCAGGAAGGGCTCTCCAAGGAGACGTCTCTGGTAAGAAAGCCAGGGGCTAACAGGGGAGCTGCTATTTGGTGGCTCTCCTGTGTCACTGATGCTTTACACACGTGGCCTTACTCTTTGGGGGAGCCTCAGAGACAGGTGACATCAGGAACCTTAGCCAATGAAAGTCCCAGCCAGGGTGAGGAGCCGGCCAATGGGAGAACGTGAGTTGCTCTCCATCAGGACTGGCTTGGGCAATACAGCTGCTGCAGGGAGCCTTGTGGTGGCTGCCAAGCCCTGCTGCCTCTTTGCCTTCCATCCCGTCCCCCAGCAGGGTCCCAGCGACCCTGCAATCTGTGTTGTGAAGTCATGTGTGCCAAGCCCCCAAAAAGGCATGGTAATTACCAAGAGGTGGTGTCCACTGTCGACAAGAGAATTCTGGCTCCTTGTCTCCCTTGGCTCAGGCAGGAGTGGGTGCAGCCCTGGAGCTAGCTGTGGAGGCAGCGCTGTACAAGCTCTGAGTAGGGGGTTGCATCTGACCcatgttggggtggggggcaagagGGGGTATTGGCATAGTACAACAGGGCTGAGAAGGGTCCTTGTCTAGGAAACACTAAATGAACTCACCAGTTCTACCTAAAGCCCCTCAGTGGCTTCCCAGCACCTCTGAGATGACAGGGTGGGCTGGTCTGGGTCTGGGTGCCTCTGCAGCTGGGCAGGTCATACTCCCTGACCAGCCACACCCTCTGCGGGGTGTGCCGGGCACTCCAGGTATTCCAGCACGCTGTCCCCACCGCCGCATGCGCCCACCCCCACCTTCAGAGCTGCTCGTGGGCTCCTCTCGAGTGGGAGGCGCCCCCTCCTCCACACTGCCACAGCCTCTTGCCTCTTCCTGCTGGCCCAGAGCAGGTGCAGGGAGTGTCTGGGATGGTGATGCTGGGCCGTGTTTCTGCAGATTACACGTACTTCTATAAGGGCCGGGACTACTGGAAGTTTGACAACCAGAAGCTGAGCGTGGAGCCAGGCTACCCGCGCAACATCTTGCGGGACTGGATGGGCTGCAACCAGAAGGAGGCGGAGCGGCGCAAGGAGCGGAGGCTACCCCAGGACGACGTGGACATCATGGTGACCATCAACGACGTGCCAGGCTCTGTCAACGCGGTGGCCGTGGTTATACCCTGCATCCTGTCCCTCTGCATCCTGGTGCTGGTCTACACCATCTTCCAGTTCAAGAACAAGGCGGGCCCTCAGCCTGTCACCTACTATAAGCGGCCGGTCCAGGAGTGGGTGTGAGCAGCCCAGAGCCCTCTTTGTCCACTCAGTCTGGCCGGCCAGGCCCTTCCTCACCAGGGTCTGAGGGGCAGCTCTGGCCACTGCCCACCGGGGCCAGCAGGGCCCTAGGCTAGGCCAGGGGTCATGTAGCTGAAATGGTGGTGCATTGGCCTGGGCTGAGCATGGGGCAGGGAGTGATGGCGGCTGTGCCCCAGGGTGGGTGCCTGGTGCCCAGCTGCCAGCCTTCTGTCCTGGGTAACTGCTCCCTACTCCAGGGAACAGGCCAGGCCCTGTCAGGAGGCAGGGCCCACGCCAGGAGGCGGCCCTGTGGTCACTGCGCCCCGTGGTGTCCATGAGGCACCACGGTGCTGAACCTGGCTGGACCCAGCACCTTCTGTGGGAAGCCAGCACAGCTCTTGGCCCCATCTGGGAGATGCCACCAGTCCTGGCCCCctttgccaacacctgctggtcagatgtccccccaccccactcccactgtCCTCCACGGCTACAGGACCCCTGCTGCCGACACGGTGGGCAGCAAGCCTGGGTTTCCCCTGCTGCCATAGCAGACCCCTCAGGAAACCTGCTCCACACGTCAGGGTCTCCTCTGAGACCCGGAATTTAGGGTCACATGCTGCAGGCAGGGCTGTGGCCCAGCTGGGTCTGACAAGGACCCAGCTGTCACATCGTGAATATTTCAGTGTCCTGTCACTATTGTTTAAAGTCCCATTTTGCAAAGGCTGCTTGAGGCTTTAGGTGAATTAGCGGTGACTGTCTTGGCAAGGCCAGCCCTCCCCCCAGCGATAGGGACCAAGGTGCTGTTAAGGCCACTCCAGTGCCCCAACACCCCAGGAGCCGGGCCCTGATAATGAGGCTACAGGGTGGGAGCAGGAGCTGACCCCTCTCTGGAGGCTGATTTAAGTTTGTAGCTGTCCTCTACTCTTCCGTTTCTCTCACCATCCCCCAAGTCCCTGCCCTGCTCCACCCTGTCGCCTGTGGCCTGAGAGCTCAGCCTGATTCAGTGAGACAGAAATGACTCCAGGCCAACACTCTCATGACCCTGGGGGAAGGGGCCCAGGGCAGTCTTCTGAAATGCTCAGAGCCCGCACCCCTAGGTGCCCTGAGACCAACTCAATTTCTCAGCCCAGAAGCAGTGTTTATACCATGAGCTTGGCCCCTGCTAACCCAGCTCTCTGGGCCCACCACCCTGCACTGCTCTTTGGAAAAGGGCACCCATAACTGGTAACAGGCCCAAGCCTAGGGGCCCGCCCTTCACTGTCTCTGGCAGGAATTCTTAGGGCTCGGTTTGCCTCACATCAACCCAGGAAGAGGCAGACCTGCTTGTTGCTAAGGAGCCAGAGGCAGTACCAATGGGCTCAATGATGTCCATGGGCTCTCTGCCAAATCCAAGAGGAGATGTCAGTCTTTGGGGGTGCTGGCAGGGCCTCTGAGCCTGCACGGGCCTTGCCCCCTACCCTGTGGCCTCTGAGCTTTGGGTCTGCTTAACCTGTAGCAGACAGGGCCTCTGGGAGCCATCTTGAGCAAAATCTCTTTTGTCCCAGAGACACCTATATGGGTCCACTGTGTTCTGTCAtcatccttgtttttttttttttcctcattttggtCAAGGGCGGGCTCCCTGGGGCGGGTGGGGAACAACTGCGGAGATATTAGTGATTCATAGGTTTGTACAGTGTTTTATACTTTGCAAAGCACTTTATTAGCTCACCCGTCCACTCACATGTAACTCATGTAGTCCTTGGGAGGCCAAGGACAACTCTCACTGTGCCCTCAAACAAAGCACAGAGAGGCTGTTACTTGCCCAGGCCATTTAGTGGGCTTGCTGGGCATTGGGTCCCCACCTGTGGACCCCTCCAGGGTCCAAGATGAGATCAGAAGTGTCTCTTTTATCCATCTTTCCTCggcctcccttcccccttccctggtCCCTCTCCACTCCTCAGGTTGGTGCTCTCACTTTGCGAAAGCTCtaggccccccaggctccccactGGCTCCGGGTACTACTGAGGTCAGCTGAGAAAGAGCAGGAGATGGAGGCAGGCAGCCCAGGCTGCAGATGTGAGGGACGCAGggccaggcccagagagggctCAGCCTGGAGGCTTCCAGTCATGGATTCTCCTGCTTTGGGGTCATCTGTTTGTCCATCATCCCAGGACAGGGCAGACAGACAGAGGGGCAAAGCACTGGGGACCCCAGAGCCCAGCTTCCCCTCAGTCTGGGGAACATCACAGCATTTCAGTGTCAGTCACATTTTAAACTGATCAGCCTTtgtataatgttttttaaatcatttctaaataaaacaaaaatacagagtGTGTCATTTCCCTGGACTGTCGGAACAGGGATCAGGTTCTGAGTGGCCTAAAGAAGCTTCTGGGAGACAAGATGCTTTGGGGTGTCTGGGAGCTACCCAATGCATCTCACCTGCCAGCCCCCAAAATCAGATGCCCTCTCTCTCGAAAGGCTGGCCCTGGAGGCCCTCTGTGACTGGGGTCCCAGCGATAGAACCGGATAATGCCAGGGTGGCCACCCAGGATGGCGCCTCTCCCAGGAGAGGTACGGATGGGCAGGTTCACTGTGGCAAGGTCTTTTCTGAAGTCAAGACACAAGGTGTTATGACCAGGACAAAAGCAAGAGCCCAGTTCTTGGTGATAGGGAAAAATGAGGTGAGGTGAGGTCCGTAACCTTGGGGTCTTCTTACCAAGAGTCCTGACCTGGTTCTGGAAGCCTGTGACGAGAAGGCTGCCCCAGGACCCAGACGGCCGGAGAAACTGTGGGGTGGGTAAAATACTAAAGTCTGAGCTAGTCTGGGTGCAGGCTAAGAAGCAAACAAATCCAGGGTAGCGGGAGGGGCCGGAGGAAAGACGGCGCCCTGAGAGGCTGCAGAGGAGGCTTCCTTCCAGTCCCCCTCGAGCTCCCCGACTCTCCGTGTGCCTCCAGGGTGGGCGAAGGTGGGGAGAGACAAGGGCCCGACCAGGAGAAGCGGACCGGACGACAGGAGGCGGCGGGCGCTAACCGTGCAGGGCGGAGAGTCAGTACCAGGAGGTGCAGGCGATGAGGAAGCGCACGTCGTCCAGCGGCCCCCAGGGGCTGGGCTCTGGCCGGGGCCGATCAGGGCCCTCCGGCGCCTCAGGCTGGGGTTGGGGCTGCGGCTGGGGCTGCGGCTGGGGCTGCGGCTGGGGCTGCGGCTGGGGCTGCGGCGGCTCCGTGGAGCCCTGGCCACCGCTCAGCTGCGCGCCCATGTTCTGCAGGAGGACAGGCCTGTCAGGTGCGGGGCCGGCTGCACAccacccctgccccgccccgccccgatGGGGCCCGCCCCTCACCTCGCAACGCCGGAGTCCCGGGTCGGAACAGTCCCAGCGCGGGTCTCCGCTCCCCGCTCGCCAGCGCAGATGCGTCTGGAGGCACTGGCGTCCTGACGTCACGGCGCACGAACCACGCCCCCTAGGCGCCTGGGAAGGTTTCAGGACGCAGGGGCGGGGCCCAACATACCCGACCCCACCCACAAGCAACCAGCCAAACCTGCCCCCAAGTCCCGGGGCCCCGCCCCGCGACCAACTCGGAGCCGATGGGATCCGCCCCAACTACCCTCACCTCTCCAAGCCTGGCTCCTCACGCACCCAAGGCCCTAAGGTAAAGGGCAGGAGATGAGTCTGAGACTGTCCAGGGCACCTAGCAGCCAGGCCAACAACCTCTATCCACCACTGCGGGTTAAGGAGGACAAGGCTGCCCTGTGGCCAGGTGCCCCAGAGCCCTTCAGGATCCTCACACTGGCGTAGGGGAGAGCTGAAACAGACtcattctttgaagccaaaaCGATAAGGCTGAAGTCGTGTGGAAAACGGTAGTATAATGGagtgtttctttctcttgcccTGGGATGAAGCTAATGATGGGTGGCATGTAAAACTAAGGGGTGTGTGCATCCTACTCCACCTTCCCCCTGGAACAATGATGAGGGGCTGAGTACAGGTTGAAATACCCAAATAACACATTCAGAATGGCCAGAGGAAGCTGCCCTTTAATGGGGTGGCACAGACAACAGAGCTCTCAGCCAGAAGCCATAGGACCTGCCAGCCAGCATGATGTGGCACATTTTTGCAGTAACTATAGATTCAGGAGATGGGCACAGATGAAGAAAGGCTGGGCATACAGCCACGAGTCCAGGTGAGTTCTCTGCCACCGCCCTGCCAGCATTCAGGACAGACTGGGTGGAACACTGAGAGGGAGCCAAAGTCGAGCCAGGACCAGTATGGAAGCTGACTCAGGTgaggctggagagagagaaaagagtgtTGTCAGTAGGTGTCAGAGCACAGCTCACCCTCCATGCTCAAGGTGCTTgcctccaccctcaccccaggACCTCTGTTCCAGCTCTGCCCTG
It encodes:
- the MMP24OS gene encoding protein MMP24OS, which produces MGAQLSGGQGSTEPPQPQPQPQPQPQPQPQPQPQPQPEAPEGPDRPRPEPSPWGPLDDVRFLIACTSWY